A window of the Pongo abelii isolate AG06213 chromosome 10, NHGRI_mPonAbe1-v2.0_pri, whole genome shotgun sequence genome harbors these coding sequences:
- the LOC100450150 gene encoding small ribosomal subunit protein uS9, translated as MPSKGPLQSVQVFGRKKTATAVAHCKRGNGLIKVNGRPLEMIEPRTLQYKLLEPVLLLGKERFAGVDIRVRVKGGGHVAQIYAIRQSISKALVAYYQKYVDEASKKEIKDILIQYDRTLLVADPRRCESKKFGGPGARARYQKSYR; from the coding sequence ATGCCGTCCAAGGGCCCGCTGCAGTCGGTGCAGGTCTTCGGACGCAAGAAGACAGCCACAGCTGTGGCGCACTGCAAACGCGGCAATGGTCTCATCAAGGTGAACGGGCGGCCCCTGGAGATGATTGAGCCGCGCACGCTACAGTACAAGCTGCTGGAGCCAGTTCTGCTTCTTGGCAAGGAGCGATTTGCTGGTGTAGACATCCGTGTCCGTGTGAAGGGTGGTGGTCACGTGGCCCAGATTTATGCTATCCGTCAGTCCATCTCCAAAGCCCTGGTGGCCTATTACCAGAAATATGTGGATGAGGCTTCCAAGAAGGAGATCAAAGACATCCTCATCCAGTATGACCGGACCCTGCTGGTAGCTGATCCTCGTCGCTGCGAGTCCAAAAAGTTTGGAGGCCCTGGTGCCCGTGCTCGCTACCAGAAATCCTACCGATAA